Proteins from one Pongo abelii isolate AG06213 chromosome 19, NHGRI_mPonAbe1-v2.0_pri, whole genome shotgun sequence genomic window:
- the LOC100449172 gene encoding unconventional myosin-XIX isoform X2 — MLQQVNGHNLGSDGQAREYLREDLQEFLGGEVLLYKLDDLTRVNPVTLETVLRCLQARYMADTFYTNAGCTLVALNPFKPVPQLYSPELMREYHAAPQPQKLKPHVFTVGEQTYRNVKSLIEPVNQSIVVSGESGAGKAGEAGRLWGDIIVHFVGVREGNICECWCFSMKLRKGSSVKRRTVVEWTYYYLELDQPEMSKDFWTANDCPLHRSKHTSQKATSQGASCSF, encoded by the exons ATGCTCCAGCAG GTCAATGGCCACAATCTGGGGTCTGATGGCCAAGCCAGGGAGTACCTCAGAGAAGACCTGCAGGAGTTCCTGGGTGGGGAGGTCCTGCTGTACAAGCTGGATGACCTCACTAGGGTGAATCCTGTGACACTAGAGACAG TCCTGAGGTGCCTGCAGGCCCGGTACATGGCAGACACATTCTACACTAATGCTGGCTGCACCCTGGTAGCCTTGAACCCCTTCAAGCCTGTTCCTCAGCTCTACTCGCCCGAGCTAATGAGAGAGTACCATGCTGCGCCTCAGCCCCAG AAACTGAAGCCCCATGTGTTCACTGTGGGTGAACAGACCTACAGGAATGTCAAGAGCCTGATTGAACCAGTCAACCAGTCTATTGTTGTCAGTGGAGAGAGTGGTGCTGGAAAG GCTGGTGAGGCCGGAAGACTTTGGGGTGACATCATTGTGCATTTTGTTGGTGTAAGAGAAGGTAATATTTGTGAGTGTTGGTGTTTCAGCATGAAACTGAGAAAGGGAAGCTCAGTGAAGAGGAGAACAGTGGTAGAGTGGACATATTATTATTTGGAGTTGGACCAGCCTGAAATGAGTAAAGATTTCTGGACCGCCAATGACTGTCCATTGCACAGATCCAAGCATACCAGTCAGAAAGCCACTTCCCAGGGAGCATCATGTAGCTTTTAG